The window CGGGCGCGAGTTCGTGACGCCGGAGGACGTAAAGCGGATGGCGGACGCGGCGCTCGCGCACCGACTCGTGCTCACGCCGGACGCGTCAGTGCAGGACGTGTCGAAGCAGGACGTGGTCGAGAACGTCCTGGACGGCGTTCCGGTGCCGACGGTGGACTAGCGGAGCGCGCCGAACAGCGCGAGCGCGCCGGCGGCGAGCAGGACGACCGCGGCGACCGGGCGGCCGTCGGCGCCGACGAGGTAGACAGCGTAGCCGGCGGTGACGGCGAGCACGGCGACGCCGACGGTGAGCGCTGCGTGGACGAGTTCGGCGTTCCGAGTGCGGGCGTCCGCGCCGACGTGCTCGCCGAGGCCGATGCCGTGTTCCGCGAGATCCCACGCGGCGACGGTGAGAGCGGCGGCGGCGAGCGGCGCGAACACCGCGGTTCTGACCGCTATCGCGGCGAGCAAGGCCGCGAGGAAGACGACGGCCGCGCCGGCGGTGACGGGAAAGCGCGACCCGGAGAACGCGCCGTACGCGAACGCGAGGACGCCGACGGCAGCGACGGCAGCGACGCCCGTGGAGACGCTGGTGACGAGGAGCGTGGCGACCGTGAGGGCGACCGTGGCGGCGGTCGCGGTGTTCCGGGGCGGCGTCGGTTCGAACTCCGTCACGCCCGCCACCTCCGTTCCGCGGTCGCGAGCGCGACGGCGAGCGGCGTGCCGGCCTCCCAGTCGAGCACGCGGATGCCGGCGCGTCGCACCGACCGGACGCGGAGGCGGCGCTCGACGCGTGCGAGCGTCTCACCGACCTCGGTTCCGCCCGTCGGGTCGGGGGACACGACTGTCACGGCGTGGCCGTGCGCGTCGAGCCGGCGGGCGAACGCGGCGACGCCGTCGTCGACGAGCGGAGTGACGCAGACGACCTGCGCGTCGGACGGCAGACGGGTGAGGAGCCGGGTCAGCGTCGTTCGGCCGAAGAACGGGGCGTCCGGCGGGAGCGGGTCGAACGCGTCGTCGAGCGCGAGCGCGCGGCGGAGTCGCTGTCGGTGGTCGCGGCCGAGTCCGGGCGGGAGCCACGCAGTCCGGGGGCCGTAGCTCGCGACGCCGACGCGGTCGCCGGCGTCGAGCAGGGCGTCCGCGACCGCGCCCGCCGCACCGACACTCCGCTCGACCGCGGATTCGCCGTCGGGGTCGGTGACGTACGCCTGCTCGCGAGTGTCGACGACCAACACGGCGGTTCCCGCGCGTTCCTCGCGGAACTCGACGGTGGCAAGGTCGCCGGTGCGTGCGAGTCGCTGCCAGTCGAGCCGGGAGAGCGGGTCGCCGCGGCGGTACTCGCGGGTCGCGTGGAACTCGACGCCCGTCCCGCCCTCGTTCGTGGTGAGCCGGCCGACCTGCCGGGTCGCCTGCGCGCGCAGCGGAAATCCGTCGAGCGCGTCCAGTTCGGGCACGCACCGGACGGCGTCGTCGCCCGCGACGTCGGCCGTGGTTTCGACCTCGACCGAGCCGGCGGCGTCCCGCGCGACGACGGTGAGGTCGCCGAACGCGTGATCGCCCCGGCGGGCTTCGACGCGGTAGGAGAAGCTGGCTTCCTTCCCCGCGCGGAGCGCGGTCGCGAGCCGCGGCGACCCCTCGGTGACTTCGAGGGAGTCGGGAACGCCGTCGACGAGTCGGAGGTCGGGGAGGAACCCGCCGTCGTTGTGGACGGTGACCGTCACCGAGACCTCGTCGCCGCGCTCGGGGTCGGTGTCGGAGATCGCGCGCTCGACCGAGAGGCGAGGGCTCGGCGCGGTGTCGAAGCGCGCGTATCCGGCGTACGCGCCGCCGACGACGCCGACGAGGAGTGCGCCGGGCGCGGTGAACAGGAGCGCGACCGCCGCGGAGAGAAACGTGACGGCGGCGATGCCGCGCCAGCGCTCCGTCTCGGTCATGCTTCCTCCACGAGCGCGGCGAGCTCCTCCGCGGCGCGGGTCACTCGGCGGTCGAACGCCGCCGTTCCGGCGAACACGTCTCGTATCTGGAGGCGGAGCGGTCGGCCGGGTGCGGTTCGCGCGAAGAGCGCGGCGGCGTGCGGGTCGTCAGTCCACGTTCCCGCGTCGAGCGCGTCCGCCGCCTCCTCGGTCGTGTACTCGCCGTACGTGGTGAGCACGTCGACGGCGACGTCTCGGAGGGCGTCGCGGACGTGTCGAGCGTCCCGGTTCATTCGCCCGCGTGCGGCGGCGCGGGCGCGATCGGTGACAGCGGCCCCGGGCCGGTCGAACGTCACGCGCGACTCGACCTCGGAGAGAGACGCCGACTCGCGGGGAGTCTTTCGGCGGGCGTTCAGTCCGCGAACCGCGAGTAGGAGCGCGACGACGCCGAGCGCGACGACGCCGGTTCGGTTCGCGCCGAACGCGCCCGCGAACCCGGGCGCGACGACGAAGACGACGCCGAGCGCCACCGCGAGTACGCCGGCGGCGAGCGCGAACCGCCGCGTGTTCACTGCTCGTCACCCCCGTAGGCGGCCTCGATGTCGCGGAGCGCGTCGAGCGCGCGGCGTTCGCGCTCCCCGGTCACGGGTTCGTCGCCGTACCTGACCTCGCGGAACACGTCGGTGAGCGTGTCGACGTGCCGCGGGTTCATACCGGCGTCGCGGGCGGCTCGCGCGAACTCGGCGGGCGTTGTCGACTCCGGGGACGCGATGTCGAGGTGCGCCGTCATGTCACGCCACGCCCGGTAGACGGCGTTCTCCACGTCTGCGTCGTCCTCGATGCGATCCGCGGCGACACCCGCGGCGGTCGCGACCGCGTCGAGCGACCGCTCGCGCTCGGCGGGCGGTTCCGGAGCCGGCTCCGCATCGTCGTCGCCGCTTCCGCGGAGGAAGAGGTAGACGAGGACAGCGAGCGCGGCGACGACGACGAGGAGGAGGGCGGGCGGCGTGGTGACGGCGTCTACGGCGTTGCCGCCCGCGCCGCCGCCTCCCGTGGGGAGGGTTCGGTTCACCACCCGGTCGACGGTCTGCCGGATGGGTTGTCGGGAGGTTCCGCACTTCGTGAGGAACGCGTGGATGAAGAGCAGGGGGACGAAGAGGACGAAGAAGAGCGCGCCCGCGACCAGCGTGTTCGTCCGCCAGCGAACGAGGAGGAACGAGAGGGCGGCGAGCACGGCGGCGAGCGCGAAGAACGTCGGCGTGAGCAGGAATGGCACGCAGACTGTGAACGCGTTCGCGAACGGCGAGACGCCAGGGCTGGACGTGTTACCGGTGCTGGCGGGAACGCCGTCCCCGCGTTCGGGGATGTTTCCCGGGCCGCCTCCGCCACCGAAGCCGCCACCGTTCCCGGCCGTCGTGGTCGGGTTCGCGAGCGTCGCGGCGGCGAGGCCGAGCGCGACGACGACGAGGAGGGCGACGACGAGCGCGATCCGGTTCCGCTTCACGTCATCGATTTATCGTATCGTTCGTAAAGTAGTATCGCACGACGGATATCGCCGACTATTCTGAAAATTTAAATACGTATTAGCTTGATTCTAATTTCGTGACTGTCTCCCCCGAGGTGCCCGCGCCGGTGCCGCCCGACGCGGCCGACGCCTGGTACG is drawn from Salarchaeum sp. JOR-1 and contains these coding sequences:
- a CDS encoding DUF4129 domain-containing protein → MKRNRIALVVALLVVVALGLAAATLANPTTTAGNGGGFGGGGGPGNIPERGDGVPASTGNTSSPGVSPFANAFTVCVPFLLTPTFFALAAVLAALSFLLVRWRTNTLVAGALFFVLFVPLLFIHAFLTKCGTSRQPIRQTVDRVVNRTLPTGGGGAGGNAVDAVTTPPALLLVVVAALAVLVYLFLRGSGDDDAEPAPEPPAERERSLDAVATAAGVAADRIEDDADVENAVYRAWRDMTAHLDIASPESTTPAEFARAARDAGMNPRHVDTLTDVFREVRYGDEPVTGERERRALDALRDIEAAYGGDEQ
- a CDS encoding DUF58 domain-containing protein, which translates into the protein MTETERWRGIAAVTFLSAAVALLFTAPGALLVGVVGGAYAGYARFDTAPSPRLSVERAISDTDPERGDEVSVTVTVHNDGGFLPDLRLVDGVPDSLEVTEGSPRLATALRAGKEASFSYRVEARRGDHAFGDLTVVARDAAGSVEVETTADVAGDDAVRCVPELDALDGFPLRAQATRQVGRLTTNEGGTGVEFHATREYRRGDPLSRLDWQRLARTGDLATVEFREERAGTAVLVVDTREQAYVTDPDGESAVERSVGAAGAVADALLDAGDRVGVASYGPRTAWLPPGLGRDHRQRLRRALALDDAFDPLPPDAPFFGRTTLTRLLTRLPSDAQVVCVTPLVDDGVAAFARRLDAHGHAVTVVSPDPTGGTEVGETLARVERRLRVRSVRRAGIRVLDWEAGTPLAVALATAERRWRA